A window of the Sabethes cyaneus chromosome 1, idSabCyanKW18_F2, whole genome shotgun sequence genome harbors these coding sequences:
- the LOC128745943 gene encoding uncharacterized protein LOC128745943 has protein sequence MYVSLTSRPDLAAAVNYFSQFQACPNDENWVHLRRILRYVKATLELGLVYQGGTDRPLLEVFTDADWASDIVDRRSVSGAVFKVFGATVSWMARKQATVSLSSTEAELVALCAAACHGQWLVRVLLDLGLSSNGPVPYHEDNQSTIKIVSNSKDPGRLKHIDVKYFYVRELVERGFIEIDYVPSEKQQADILTKGLPAPTFRKLRASLGLADCSV, from the coding sequence ATGTACGTGTCGCTTACTTCAAGGCCAGATTTGGCTGCCGCTGTAAATTACTTCAGCCAATTTCAGGCCTGTCCGAATGATGAAAATTGGGTACATCTGCGTCGAATTCTTCGATATGTGAAAGCTACGTTGGAGCTAGGGTTGGTGTATCAAGGAGGAACCGATAGGCCGTTGTTGGAAGTCTTTACGGATGCTGATTGGGCAAGCGATATAGTAGATCGACGATCTGTATCTGGAGCTGTCTTCAAAGTGTTTGGGGCAACTGTTAGCTGGATGGCTAGGAAACAAGCAACGGTATCCTTGTCTTCAACGGAAGCCGAGCTAGTGGCTCTTTGTGCTGCGGCTTGTCATGGTCAATGGTTGGTTCGTGTGCTCCTGGATTTGGGACTGTCTAGCAATGGACCGGTTCCATATCACGAGGATAACCAGTCAACAATTAAAATAGTTTCGAACTCCAAGGATCCAGGTCGTTTGAAACACATTGACGTAAAATATTTCTATGTACGAGAGCTAGTAGAAAGAGGATTTATTGAAATCGACTACGTTCCTTCTGAGAAGCAGCAGGCAGACATTTTAACGAAGGGTCTTCCTGCCCCGACGTTTAGAAAGTTGCGCGCTAGTCTGGGATTGGCCGACTGCAGTGTTTGA